DNA sequence from the Synergistaceae bacterium genome:
CGCCCTTACTTCGCTAAAATGTTCGCGGCACTCATCACATAAAGAGTCATAAATATCCGGTGCATTATCTGCAACTTTTCCGCATGATTCATTTTTGCAATCTAATATTCTTAACGGGTTACGGTCGAGTCTCGCTAAACACGTTTCGCAGAGTGAGTCTTTATGTGCCGTGAAGTAATTTATTAATTTTTCGCGATAAATCGGTCTGCACTTCTCACAGCCTACGGAATTAATTACAACTTCTAAATTTTTGAGTCCTAACCGCCTGAATAACTCTATTGACAACGAAATTATATCAACGTCCGCACCTGATGAAGCAATGCCGAGATACTCAGCGTCGATTTGATAAAATTGCCTGTAACGCCCCTTCTGCGGTCTCTCATGCCTGAACATCGGCCCCCAGTTCCATAATTTTGCGCTCATTCCCTGAACACATAAATTATTTTCTATTGCTGCTCTCATGACTCCTGCTGTTGCTTCCGGTCTAAGAGTTATACTGCGCCCGCCCCTGTCGTTGAAAGTGTACATTTCTTTCTCTACAATGTCAGTTGTTTCACCGACTCCACGCGCAAATAATTCCGTGTGCTCGAAAATCGGCAGATGAATCTCACTGAACCCGAAATCACGCATTGTCCTTGATGCAGTGTTAATTATATATGCCCATTTCCACGACTCAGCCGGTAAAATATCTCTTGTTCCTCTCGGTGCTGTTATAATTGACATGTTGAATAAATCACTCCTATTAAAATTTAGAATTATATTCAACGCATATTATAATTTGTTAAATAAATTTTTCGGAGGAGGCTTTTATTTAATCGTGGAAAATATTTTCTTGACTGAACGCGTAAAATTTGGCGATATTTTATTGCAATATGGACTCGTTAATCAAGATCAGCTCAATGAAGCACTAAGAATACAGGAAACTTCTGACAAACGGCTGGGCGAAATATTAATGGATATAAAGGCTCTTACTTCCACGCAGGTAGCTGAAGCATTGGCCGTGCAACTCGAATTACCGTTTATACAGCTTGATAGATACCAAGTTGACCCCGAAGCAATTAAGATGATTCCAAGAAGTGCAGCCGAACGCTTGAATGTCATTCCCCTAAAAATTGATGAAGAAGGCGCAATTTTAGTAGCAATGGCTGACCCGCTCGACCTCCCTGCACAGGACGAAATAAAAATTGTTACAGGTCATGAAATGAAAGCTGCCTGCTCAGGACTCGACGACATTCAACGAAATATCCCGCGAATCTATGAACTTCAAACGAACTTGGCCGGAGCTTTGACAGCAAATGAAGATTTAGCAGACGCTTTTACGCCGTTATCAGCAACTACAACGCAGGTTAACCCCGATGATGCGCCTTTAGTCGAACTTGTTAATGAATTAATACAGCAGGCAGTCAGGGAAAACGCGTCAGATATTCATATAGAAGCATACGAAAAAATGTCGCGAATAAGATTCAGAGTCGACGGTGCTTTATATTCAGCTTTCGATTATCCTGTTACACTTCATCCGACCATAGTAGCACGTATTAAAATTATTTCAGGAATGGACATCGCCGAAAAACGTAAGCCCCAAGACGGAAGAATCTTAACTATCATTGACGGCAGACACATAGATTTGCGCGTTAGTTCTCTTCCGACAATGAACGGTGAAAAAATTGTTTTGCGAATCCTTGACCGCGATAATTCATTTGATGAGCTCGATAAACTAGGCTTTGACTCTGAAGATATTATGATGATTGACCATTTTTGCGAAATGCCGTGGGGAATCTTGTTAGCGACCGGCCCTACTGGATCGGGAAAATCTACGACTCTTTACTCAATGTTGAAGAAAATCAGCCGGCCCGATATAAATATTGTAACAGTTGAGGATCCCGTAGAATTTTTTATACCCGGAATAAATCAAGTCCACGTCAACGAGAAAGCCGGATTAACATTTGATGTTGCATTGCGTTCAATTCTGCGTCAAGACCCCGATAAAATAATGATAGGAGAAATTCGAGACTCTGACACAGCACAAATAGCAATCAGAGCAGCATTAACAGGACACTTTGTATTATCGACTCTGCACACTAACGACGCACCAAGCGCAATATCACGAATTACAGATATGGGAATACCGCCGTTTTTGTTGTCCGCGTCGCTTTCCGGAATAATTGCACAAAGGCTCGTGCGCTGTTTATGTCCATATTGTAAGGAAGAGTACGAGCTTGACCCGGGAACTTGCGAGAGATTCAATTTTCGTGCAGGTACTCACGCATTCAGGCCGATTGGTTGTCCTCATTGCAGAAACGGCTACAAAGGCAGG
Encoded proteins:
- the tadA gene encoding Flp pilus assembly complex ATPase component TadA, which produces MLNKSLLLKFRIIFNAYYNLLNKFFGGGFYLIVENIFLTERVKFGDILLQYGLVNQDQLNEALRIQETSDKRLGEILMDIKALTSTQVAEALAVQLELPFIQLDRYQVDPEAIKMIPRSAAERLNVIPLKIDEEGAILVAMADPLDLPAQDEIKIVTGHEMKAACSGLDDIQRNIPRIYELQTNLAGALTANEDLADAFTPLSATTTQVNPDDAPLVELVNELIQQAVRENASDIHIEAYEKMSRIRFRVDGALYSAFDYPVTLHPTIVARIKIISGMDIAEKRKPQDGRILTIIDGRHIDLRVSSLPTMNGEKIVLRILDRDNSFDELDKLGFDSEDIMMIDHFCEMPWGILLATGPTGSGKSTTLYSMLKKISRPDINIVTVEDPVEFFIPGINQVHVNEKAGLTFDVALRSILRQDPDKIMIGEIRDSDTAQIAIRAALTGHFVLSTLHTNDAPSAISRITDMGIPPFLLSASLSGIIAQRLVRCLCPYCKEEYELDPGTCERFNFRAGTHAFRPIGCPHCRNGYKGRRGIYEIMMIDDNLRDMILKEQSAMSIRDEAIRNGMKTLRQSGLNAVAAGYTSLEEIISATL
- a CDS encoding histidine--tRNA ligase; the protein is MSIITAPRGTRDILPAESWKWAYIINTASRTMRDFGFSEIHLPIFEHTELFARGVGETTDIVEKEMYTFNDRGGRSITLRPEATAGVMRAAIENNLCVQGMSAKLWNWGPMFRHERPQKGRYRQFYQIDAEYLGIASSGADVDIISLSIELFRRLGLKNLEVVINSVGCEKCRPIYREKLINYFTAHKDSLCETCLARLDRNPLRILDCKNESCGKVADNAPDIYDSLCDECREHFSEVRAGLERLGFAYRINKRLVRGLDYYTKTAYEILSGDLGAQNAVCGGGRYDNLSSAIGGGKIPGVGFACGLDRVMLVMEEQGCTFGDVPKICVYVAALDDSTRGAAQALTYELRKNNISAINDTAGKSFKSQMKSAGECKFACIIGPDELANNLVAIKNLTDGTQESVQISEAVNYITKRL